From a single Streptomyces sp. NBC_00377 genomic region:
- a CDS encoding DUF2637 domain-containing protein, translated as MNRDYADPSFTRREWQSDAYAYAYGPGADWHSGPVDSPHSGVPLVPPDSGWDPVEELAYLLQEAVPAEQAPVVPPPRSEPSSGNFTDPMENLAQITAQLPPLRRTSAGHRKMRAGKLRLAWLQTGSFVIVAFVAVIVAMVSVFGGMVAYGPLQNISSGTKTGMIPQWPLLVYGPWMVASLSILRTALHRRRALHSWFIVLLFSFVAIMLCVAQADRTLTGMAGAALPALASLACFQQLVRQITLTLPPRQAPRHRQ; from the coding sequence ATGAATCGCGACTATGCGGATCCTTCCTTCACGCGCCGTGAATGGCAATCCGACGCATACGCATACGCATACGGGCCGGGTGCCGACTGGCACAGCGGTCCTGTCGATTCCCCTCACTCAGGGGTGCCACTCGTTCCTCCCGACTCGGGCTGGGACCCGGTCGAGGAACTGGCCTACCTCTTGCAGGAGGCTGTCCCGGCAGAACAGGCGCCCGTGGTGCCGCCGCCTCGCAGCGAGCCGTCGTCCGGCAACTTCACCGACCCCATGGAGAACCTGGCGCAGATCACCGCTCAGCTTCCTCCCCTCCGGCGAACTTCCGCCGGACATCGGAAAATGCGGGCCGGCAAACTCCGACTGGCCTGGCTACAGACCGGCAGCTTCGTCATCGTCGCCTTCGTCGCCGTCATCGTGGCAATGGTCAGCGTCTTCGGCGGCATGGTGGCCTACGGGCCTCTCCAGAACATCTCGTCCGGCACGAAGACCGGGATGATCCCTCAATGGCCTCTTCTCGTGTATGGCCCCTGGATGGTGGCGTCGCTCTCCATTTTGCGAACTGCTCTGCATCGCCGCCGAGCCTTGCATTCCTGGTTCATCGTTCTCCTGTTTTCCTTCGTCGCCATCATGCTGTGCGTAGCCCAGGCCGACCGGACCTTGACCGGTATGGCCGGAGCGGCCCTACCCGCCCTCGCGTCCCTGGCCTGCTTCCAGCAACTGGTCCGACAAATCACTTTGACGCTGCCGCCACGCCAGGCACCCCGACACCGCCAGTGA
- a CDS encoding acyl-CoA carboxylase subunit epsilon, giving the protein MTTDPNPLFTVERGTPDATELAALTAVLLTRARLPHPPTTTRPSPRPNWPHPSYRGPAAWRR; this is encoded by the coding sequence TTGACCACCGACCCGAACCCCCTGTTCACCGTGGAACGCGGCACCCCCGACGCCACCGAACTGGCCGCACTCACCGCGGTCCTGCTCACCCGGGCCCGCCTGCCCCACCCACCCACCACCACCCGGCCCTCACCCCGCCCGAACTGGCCCCACCCGTCCTACCGAGGCCCCGCCGCCTGGCGCCGCTGA
- a CDS encoding phospholipase — protein sequence MRSRLATPLAAAVLAVPLALGLAAAPAQAAPADKPQVLSGWTQTSASSYNSWVAARNNQAAYSAYGFDWSTDYCTTSPDNPFGFPFQTSCARHDFGYRNYKAAGSFDANKARLDDALYADLKRVCTAYSGIKRTSCDASAWTYYQAVDKLG from the coding sequence ATGCGAAGCCGTCTCGCCACGCCCCTCGCCGCCGCCGTTCTCGCCGTGCCGCTCGCCCTCGGTCTGGCGGCGGCCCCCGCCCAGGCAGCCCCCGCCGACAAGCCGCAGGTGCTGAGCGGCTGGACCCAGACCAGCGCGAGCAGCTACAACTCCTGGGTGGCGGCGCGAAACAACCAGGCTGCCTACAGCGCCTACGGCTTCGACTGGTCGACCGACTACTGCACCACGTCGCCCGACAACCCCTTCGGCTTCCCCTTCCAGACGTCGTGCGCGCGCCACGACTTCGGCTACCGCAACTACAAGGCCGCGGGATCCTTCGACGCCAACAAGGCCCGCCTGGACGACGCCCTCTACGCGGACCTCAAGCGAGTGTGCACCGCCTACTCGGGCATCAAGCGCACCTCCTGCGACGCCTCTGCCTGGACCTACTACCAGGCCGTCGACAAGCTCGGCTAG
- a CDS encoding DUF4097 family beta strand repeat-containing protein, whose translation MKLRARHLSVAVLALAAGVLATGCEAGQEGSKSKSTSYDVTGKVSALDVRTPGGDIKVVAGDGSTVRVTEKVTYSGDKPQTEHTTRGGTLLLTPGDGCTEDGGASKCTVDYTVEVPKSLAAVLDSKGGSISVSGLAGALEVKSGGGKVTADRITAKRFTVDGNGGAIDARFTTAPDTVDIDTRAGDVSVQVPGAEAYAVKATSNGGSSKVDVKTDPASTRKITLHTDGGDVKLSAAG comes from the coding sequence ATGAAGCTCCGCGCCCGCCACCTGTCCGTCGCCGTCCTCGCGCTCGCCGCCGGCGTCCTCGCCACCGGCTGCGAGGCCGGCCAGGAGGGATCCAAGAGCAAGAGCACCTCGTACGACGTCACCGGGAAGGTGTCGGCGCTGGACGTGCGGACCCCGGGCGGCGACATCAAGGTCGTCGCCGGTGACGGCAGCACGGTCCGGGTCACCGAGAAGGTGACGTACAGCGGTGACAAGCCGCAGACGGAGCACACCACGCGGGGCGGCACCCTGCTGCTGACGCCCGGGGACGGCTGCACCGAGGACGGCGGAGCCTCCAAGTGCACCGTGGACTACACCGTGGAGGTGCCGAAGTCCCTCGCGGCGGTCCTGGACAGCAAGGGCGGGAGCATCTCGGTGTCCGGGCTGGCCGGCGCACTCGAGGTGAAGTCCGGCGGGGGCAAGGTGACCGCGGACCGGATCACCGCCAAGCGGTTCACCGTGGACGGCAACGGTGGCGCGATCGACGCCCGGTTCACCACGGCGCCGGACACCGTGGACATCGACACCCGGGCCGGCGACGTGTCGGTGCAGGTGCCGGGGGCCGAGGCGTACGCGGTGAAGGCCACCAGCAACGGCGGCTCGTCGAAGGTCGACGTGAAGACCGACCCCGCGTCCACCCGCAAAATCACGCTGCACACGGACGGCGGCGACGTGAAGCTGAGCGCCGCGGGCTGA
- a CDS encoding sensor domain-containing protein encodes MAIVETKSVWVAVRRPGFLFSSWPWRATAYLLSSTPVGLTGLIAILTAFAVGGALTVVLVGVPVLLAALLSGVPMGVVERRRLRMVGHRALRDPHEDPEEPGLGPWCRKRFSEGASWRELAYTLLFVTVLWPLDLLAVVFALTVPVGLMATPYMLAAYGGGESTMALKQWAVTSYPQAWALAALGVLLLPVAAYALTVVAGARAGWARMLLT; translated from the coding sequence ATGGCAATCGTGGAAACGAAATCGGTGTGGGTGGCGGTCCGCCGCCCCGGGTTCCTGTTCTCGTCCTGGCCGTGGCGGGCGACCGCCTATCTGCTGAGCAGCACTCCGGTGGGCCTGACCGGGCTGATCGCGATACTCACCGCCTTCGCGGTGGGCGGCGCGCTCACCGTCGTGCTCGTGGGGGTTCCCGTCCTGCTGGCGGCCCTGTTGTCCGGCGTCCCGATGGGCGTGGTCGAGCGGCGCCGGCTGCGGATGGTCGGCCACCGCGCCCTGCGCGACCCGCACGAGGACCCGGAGGAGCCGGGGCTCGGCCCCTGGTGCAGGAAGCGGTTCTCCGAGGGGGCCAGCTGGCGCGAACTGGCGTACACGCTGCTGTTCGTGACGGTGCTGTGGCCGCTGGACCTGCTGGCCGTGGTCTTCGCGCTCACTGTTCCCGTGGGTCTGATGGCCACCCCGTACATGCTGGCCGCGTACGGCGGCGGCGAGTCCACCATGGCGCTGAAGCAGTGGGCGGTCACCTCCTACCCGCAGGCCTGGGCGCTCGCCGCACTCGGGGTGCTGCTGCTGCCGGTGGCGGCCTACGCGCTGACCGTGGTGGCCGGCGCCCGGGCCGGCTGGGCGCGGATGCTGCTGACCTGA
- a CDS encoding sensor histidine kinase — protein MRSLNVWQALTRSGYLLSGWPWRAAGYLLSSAPVGIVVLLAIVLGAAIGSALAVVLIGLPLLALLALAGLPVAAVERRRLRLVDRRPAPTPHRVPDEPGLLAWGRTRFREQATWRELGYTLAFATVLWPLDLLVFCMALVVPLGLVATPVLMATVGDGEQAPVLKMWTATSWPEAFAVAVAGLLFFGLSGYVIGAVAVARAELTRFLVAPLESDLGEKVTELVRSRVRLVDAFEAERRRIERDLHDGAQQRIVALTMTLGLARLDAPPGPLADQLAKAHDEAGKALAELRELIQGIHPKVLADFGVGAAVADAADRSVVPVDVSVDLPRRLPEAVEAAAYFVVCEALANVAKHSGARRAEVAGRHADGCLVFEVRDDGRGGADVERGSGLTGLADRVSVLDGRLTLSSPAGGPTLLRVEIPCEPTERSV, from the coding sequence ATGCGCTCACTCAACGTGTGGCAGGCCCTGACCCGCTCCGGTTACCTGCTCTCCGGCTGGCCCTGGCGGGCCGCCGGCTATCTCCTCAGCAGTGCGCCCGTAGGCATCGTGGTGCTGCTGGCGATCGTGCTGGGGGCGGCGATCGGCAGTGCGCTGGCCGTCGTGCTGATCGGCTTACCCCTGCTCGCGCTGCTCGCCCTGGCCGGGCTGCCGGTGGCGGCCGTGGAGCGGCGGCGGCTGCGGCTCGTCGACCGCCGGCCGGCCCCCACGCCGCACCGGGTGCCGGACGAGCCGGGGCTGCTGGCCTGGGGGCGCACCCGGTTCCGGGAGCAGGCGACCTGGCGGGAGCTCGGCTACACGCTGGCCTTCGCGACCGTGCTGTGGCCGCTCGATCTGCTGGTGTTCTGCATGGCGCTCGTCGTGCCCCTGGGGCTGGTGGCGACCCCGGTCCTGATGGCGACGGTCGGGGACGGCGAGCAGGCGCCCGTGCTGAAGATGTGGACGGCGACCAGCTGGCCCGAGGCGTTCGCCGTCGCCGTCGCGGGCCTGCTGTTCTTCGGGCTCAGCGGATATGTGATCGGCGCCGTGGCGGTGGCCCGCGCCGAACTCACCCGGTTCCTCGTCGCGCCCCTGGAGAGCGACCTGGGAGAGAAGGTCACCGAACTCGTGCGCTCCCGCGTCCGGTTGGTCGACGCGTTCGAGGCCGAGCGCCGCCGGATCGAGCGCGATCTGCACGACGGCGCCCAGCAGCGCATCGTCGCCCTGACGATGACGCTCGGCCTGGCCCGTCTCGACGCGCCGCCCGGCCCGCTGGCCGACCAGCTCGCCAAGGCCCACGACGAGGCCGGCAAGGCGCTGGCGGAGCTGCGGGAGCTGATCCAGGGCATCCATCCCAAGGTCCTCGCGGACTTCGGGGTGGGCGCGGCCGTCGCCGACGCCGCCGACCGGTCGGTGGTCCCGGTGGACGTCTCGGTGGATCTGCCGCGGCGGCTGCCCGAGGCGGTCGAGGCCGCCGCCTACTTCGTGGTCTGCGAGGCGCTCGCGAACGTCGCCAAGCACAGCGGGGCGCGACGTGCCGAGGTGGCCGGCCGGCACGCGGACGGGTGTCTCGTCTTCGAGGTACGGGACGACGGCCGCGGCGGAGCGGACGTCGAACGGGGCAGCGGACTCACGGGACTTGCGGACCGGGTGTCCGTGCTGGATGGCAGACTGACCCTGTCCAGCCCGGCCGGCGGCCCGACCCTACTGCGTGTGGAGATTCCTTGCGAGCCGACAGAGCGCTCCGTGTAG
- a CDS encoding acyl-CoA carboxylase subunit beta yields MTLAAEPATGPPLPQLAGRPDLATRTAESRSCHEEARRGPDEQATARQHARGKLTAHERIALLFDAGTFTEVEPLRRHRAVGFGLEHKRPYTDGVVTGWGTVHGRTVFVYAHDFRIFGGALGEAHAEKIHKVMDLAETAGAPLVALCDGAGARIQEGVTALAGYGGIFRRNARCSGVIPQISVMLGPCAGGAAYSPALTDFVFMVRGTSQMFITGPDVVQAVTGERIDHNGLGGSDVHATTTGVAAFVHDDEESCLEEVRHLLSLLPSNNRELPPHEPSDDPADRRNDALLDLVPADPSRAYDIRDVIAEIVDDGDYTEVHARWAANVVCALTRLDGHVVGIVANQPSSFAGVLDIAASEKAARFVQTCDAFSIPLLTLLDVPGFLPGREQEHGGIIRHGAKLLYAYCNATVPRIQLILRKAYGGAYIVMDSRSIGSDLSFAWPSNEIAVMGAEGAAGVVFRREIAASPDPEATRARLIEEYRTELMHPYYAAERGLVDDVIDPAQTRALLIRSLAMLRTKHAPIPERKHGNPPV; encoded by the coding sequence ATGACCCTCGCCGCCGAACCGGCCACCGGCCCACCGCTGCCCCAGCTCGCCGGAAGGCCGGATCTTGCCACGCGCACCGCCGAGTCGCGCAGCTGCCACGAGGAGGCCCGGCGCGGCCCGGACGAGCAGGCGACGGCCCGTCAGCACGCACGCGGCAAGCTCACCGCCCACGAGCGGATCGCCCTGCTCTTCGACGCGGGAACGTTCACCGAGGTCGAGCCCCTGCGCCGGCACCGGGCGGTCGGCTTCGGCCTGGAGCACAAACGCCCCTACACCGACGGGGTCGTCACCGGCTGGGGCACGGTCCACGGCCGCACCGTCTTCGTGTACGCCCATGACTTCCGCATCTTCGGCGGCGCGCTCGGCGAGGCCCACGCCGAGAAGATCCACAAGGTGATGGACCTGGCGGAGACGGCCGGCGCCCCGCTGGTCGCCCTGTGCGACGGGGCGGGCGCCCGCATTCAGGAAGGGGTCACCGCACTCGCCGGCTACGGCGGCATCTTCCGCCGCAACGCCCGCTGCTCCGGAGTGATCCCCCAGATCAGCGTGATGCTGGGCCCGTGCGCGGGAGGCGCCGCCTATTCTCCCGCGCTGACGGACTTCGTCTTCATGGTGCGCGGCACCTCACAGATGTTCATCACCGGCCCCGACGTGGTCCAGGCCGTGACCGGCGAACGGATCGACCACAACGGCCTCGGCGGCTCCGACGTCCACGCCACCACGACGGGCGTGGCAGCTTTCGTCCATGACGACGAGGAGTCCTGCCTGGAAGAGGTACGGCACCTGCTGTCGCTGCTGCCCTCCAACAACCGCGAACTCCCGCCCCACGAACCGTCCGACGATCCGGCCGACCGCCGTAACGACGCCCTCCTCGACCTGGTCCCGGCCGACCCGTCGCGCGCCTACGACATCCGCGACGTCATCGCGGAGATAGTCGACGACGGCGACTACACGGAGGTGCACGCCCGCTGGGCGGCCAACGTGGTGTGCGCCCTGACCCGGCTCGACGGACACGTCGTCGGCATCGTCGCCAACCAGCCGTCGTCGTTCGCCGGGGTCCTGGACATCGCCGCGAGCGAGAAGGCCGCCCGCTTCGTGCAGACCTGCGACGCCTTCTCCATCCCGCTGCTCACCCTGCTCGACGTGCCCGGCTTCCTCCCCGGCCGCGAACAGGAGCACGGCGGCATCATCCGGCACGGCGCGAAGCTCCTGTACGCGTACTGCAACGCGACCGTGCCCCGGATCCAGCTGATCCTGCGCAAGGCGTACGGCGGCGCCTACATCGTCATGGACTCCCGCTCGATCGGCTCCGACCTCTCCTTCGCCTGGCCGTCGAACGAGATCGCCGTGATGGGCGCGGAAGGCGCGGCGGGCGTCGTCTTCCGCCGCGAGATCGCCGCCTCCCCCGACCCGGAGGCCACCCGCGCCCGGCTGATCGAGGAGTACCGCACCGAGCTGATGCACCCCTACTACGCGGCGGAACGCGGCCTCGTCGACGACGTCATCGACCCCGCGCAGACCCGTGCGCTGCTCATCCGCTCCCTCGCCATGCTGCGCACGAAACACGCCCCGATACCGGAACGGAAGCACGGCAACCCACCTGTATAG
- a CDS encoding DedA family protein → MMAWLTDHTLVFGTWGVLAAVLLLPALEAALPLIGVLLPGQTAVVMGGVLAHHGRVPLCWILVAALLGAVLGNGLGYAAGRRWNTGLLDRVPRRLLRPRSTARALSAIQRHGGRAVFVGRFTAGLRTLVPTLCGVSGMSVRSYLTWSVVSSAVWAPTFVLVGYGMGFSPGL, encoded by the coding sequence ATGATGGCCTGGCTGACCGACCACACCCTGGTGTTCGGGACCTGGGGGGTCCTGGCCGCGGTACTGCTGCTGCCCGCCCTGGAGGCGGCGCTGCCACTGATCGGCGTGCTGCTCCCGGGGCAGACCGCGGTGGTGATGGGCGGCGTGCTCGCCCACCACGGCCGGGTCCCGCTCTGCTGGATCCTGGTCGCCGCGCTGCTCGGCGCGGTGCTCGGCAACGGCCTCGGCTACGCGGCCGGAAGGCGCTGGAACACCGGGCTCCTGGACCGCGTCCCGCGCAGGCTGCTGCGGCCCCGCTCCACCGCCCGCGCCCTGTCCGCGATCCAGCGGCACGGCGGCCGTGCGGTGTTCGTGGGGCGGTTCACCGCGGGGCTGCGCACCCTCGTACCGACGTTGTGCGGGGTCTCCGGGATGTCTGTCCGGTCCTATCTGACCTGGTCCGTCGTGAGCAGCGCGGTGTGGGCGCCGACCTTCGTCCTCGTCGGTTACGGCATGGGCTTCAGCCCGGGGCTGTGA
- a CDS encoding NUDIX hydrolase, whose translation MAEGDGVPEKVAWVLVRDERVLVTRSHGRERFYFPGGHREPGESDRETLVREIDEELRAAIDPGSMVHFGTFEIGEGHPEHGPFRMICYTADHRGELIPSREIAEKAWFRYADRYRVSAVDERVFDALHEAGRLP comes from the coding sequence ATGGCTGAGGGCGACGGTGTGCCGGAGAAGGTGGCGTGGGTCCTGGTTCGGGACGAGCGGGTGTTGGTGACACGTAGTCACGGCAGGGAGCGCTTCTACTTCCCTGGCGGTCATCGTGAGCCGGGCGAGTCCGACCGCGAGACCCTGGTGCGGGAGATCGACGAGGAACTGCGGGCGGCGATCGACCCCGGTTCCATGGTGCACTTCGGCACGTTCGAGATCGGCGAGGGGCATCCGGAACACGGCCCCTTCCGGATGATCTGTTACACCGCCGATCACCGTGGTGAGCTCATCCCGTCGCGGGAGATCGCCGAGAAGGCCTGGTTCCGCTACGCCGATCGGTACCGTGTCTCGGCCGTCGACGAGAGGGTCTTCGACGCCCTTCACGAGGCCGGGCGGCTCCCCTGA
- a CDS encoding TauD/TfdA family dioxygenase: MTAVEFLAPPDAPGTSVHGYLHENHDKLRRVLAEHGAILLRGFEVGGVDGFDGVVREFSRSAPLTYAERSSPRSTIKGQVYTSTDYPQGEEIFLHNENSYQAAWPRTLYFFCIEPALTRGATPLADIREVYRHIDPDVREEFARRGWRVVRNFHAEFGVQWQEAFGTTDRDAVEEYCRGKGLDPHWRPDGGLRTTAVRRAVHTHPESGAPVWFNHATFFHVTSLAPEVREGLREIFAEEDLPTNTYYGDGGRIPDEVMDHLRAAYRAASTRFDWERDDVLIVDNMLAAHGREPFTGPRKIAVAMAEPWEG, encoded by the coding sequence ATGACCGCCGTCGAGTTCCTCGCGCCGCCGGACGCCCCCGGCACCTCAGTACACGGATACCTCCACGAGAACCACGACAAGCTGCGCCGCGTCCTCGCCGAGCACGGAGCGATCCTGCTGCGCGGCTTCGAGGTGGGCGGAGTGGACGGATTCGACGGCGTGGTCCGTGAGTTCTCCCGTTCGGCACCGCTCACCTACGCCGAGCGCTCCTCTCCCCGCTCCACCATCAAGGGGCAGGTCTACACCTCGACCGACTACCCCCAGGGCGAGGAGATCTTCCTGCACAACGAGAACTCCTACCAGGCAGCCTGGCCGCGCACCCTGTACTTCTTCTGCATCGAGCCGGCCCTCACCCGGGGCGCCACCCCGCTCGCCGACATCCGTGAGGTCTACCGGCACATCGACCCCGACGTCCGCGAGGAGTTCGCGCGCCGAGGCTGGCGCGTCGTACGCAACTTCCACGCCGAGTTCGGCGTGCAGTGGCAGGAGGCCTTCGGCACCACGGACCGGGACGCGGTCGAGGAGTACTGCCGCGGCAAGGGCCTGGACCCGCACTGGCGACCGGACGGCGGCCTGCGCACCACCGCCGTGCGCCGCGCCGTGCACACCCACCCGGAGAGCGGCGCCCCCGTCTGGTTCAACCACGCGACGTTCTTCCACGTCACCTCCCTGGCCCCCGAGGTCCGGGAAGGGCTGCGGGAGATCTTCGCCGAGGAGGACCTGCCCACCAACACGTACTACGGGGACGGCGGCCGCATCCCCGACGAGGTGATGGACCACCTGCGCGCGGCCTACCGCGCGGCGTCCACCCGCTTCGACTGGGAGCGCGACGACGTCCTCATCGTCGACAACATGCTCGCCGCCCACGGCCGGGAGCCCTTCACCGGCCCGCGCAAGATAGCCGTCGCCATGGCAGAACCGTGGGAGGGCTGA
- a CDS encoding AfsR/SARP family transcriptional regulator, which produces MEARQGERRVSMSGAKVHTVLAALLLARGKIVTDDRLSALLWGWDPPATMGAQIYTYISRLRKLLGPDVELVRRPPGYLILTNDARLDTSEFERLGRLGRAALAERRHEDAHELLSAALDLWRGPALANVTTFLAEAELPQLEEARTAMLEHRIEADLALSRHQQLVPELTGLVTEFPLRERLRAQLMTALYRCGRQADALSVYQQGRRTLADELGVDPGADLNATHQAVLDSSLDLPRPPASVPASAPHANTPQIPGGRPFTFAPQAAPPAMLPADIADFTGRESELAVLLRQLAPPRAGRQPVFRPQRMLITGMAGVGKTALAVHAAHASVQHFPDGQLYANLCHADGTPKDPAEILVRLLRALGEPVAALDGPPADLDELVRLYRTRTAGKRLLILLDNAAGDLQLDPLLPGSASAAVLVTGRARLCAVSGSHTTACAPMDRGESLALLAAVAGVRRIAVEPEASAAIAASCGGLPLALRVAGARLASRPHWSATRLADRLANEDTRLHELRFGDLDVRQSVLSSMRGFSAREHGLLAELTALGRGLFPAVTAGLLFGIPEHAAEDFLERLTDVSLLEMAGVDASGLPQYRFHEVVLMFARSLAAAHC; this is translated from the coding sequence GTGGAAGCCAGACAGGGCGAACGGCGCGTGTCCATGTCGGGGGCGAAGGTGCACACGGTGCTCGCCGCCCTGCTGCTCGCCCGCGGCAAGATCGTCACCGACGACCGGCTGAGTGCGCTGCTGTGGGGCTGGGACCCGCCCGCCACCATGGGCGCCCAGATCTACACGTACATCTCCCGGCTGCGCAAACTCCTGGGCCCGGACGTGGAGTTGGTGCGGCGCCCGCCCGGTTACCTCATCCTCACCAACGACGCGCGGCTCGACACCTCGGAGTTCGAGCGGCTGGGCAGGCTCGGCCGGGCGGCGCTCGCCGAGCGGCGCCACGAGGACGCCCACGAACTGCTGAGCGCCGCCCTGGACCTGTGGCGCGGTCCCGCTCTCGCCAACGTCACGACGTTCCTCGCGGAGGCGGAACTGCCGCAGCTGGAGGAAGCCCGCACGGCGATGCTGGAACACCGCATCGAAGCGGATCTCGCGCTTTCCCGGCACCAGCAGCTGGTCCCCGAACTGACGGGTCTCGTCACGGAGTTCCCGTTGCGGGAGCGGCTGCGGGCCCAGCTGATGACCGCGCTGTACCGGTGCGGCCGGCAGGCCGACGCACTGTCCGTCTACCAGCAGGGCCGGCGGACGCTCGCCGACGAACTGGGCGTCGACCCCGGCGCCGACCTCAACGCCACCCACCAGGCGGTGCTCGACAGCAGCCTCGACCTGCCCCGGCCGCCGGCCTCGGTGCCGGCGTCCGCGCCGCACGCGAACACCCCGCAGATCCCCGGCGGGCGGCCGTTCACGTTCGCGCCGCAGGCCGCGCCGCCCGCGATGCTGCCCGCCGACATAGCCGACTTCACCGGCCGTGAATCCGAACTCGCCGTGCTGCTGCGACAGTTGGCGCCACCGAGGGCCGGCCGGCAGCCCGTCTTCCGGCCGCAGCGCATGCTGATCACCGGCATGGCCGGGGTGGGCAAGACGGCGCTCGCCGTGCACGCCGCGCACGCCAGCGTCCAGCACTTCCCCGACGGACAGCTGTACGCGAACCTGTGCCACGCGGACGGCACCCCCAAGGACCCGGCCGAGATCCTGGTGCGGCTGCTGCGCGCCCTCGGTGAGCCCGTCGCGGCGCTCGACGGGCCGCCCGCCGACCTGGACGAGCTGGTGCGGCTCTACCGCACCCGCACGGCCGGCAAGCGGCTGCTGATCCTCCTCGACAACGCGGCCGGCGACCTCCAGCTCGACCCCCTGCTGCCGGGCAGCGCCTCCGCGGCGGTGCTCGTCACCGGACGGGCGCGGCTCTGCGCCGTCTCCGGCTCGCACACCACGGCGTGCGCGCCGATGGACCGGGGCGAGTCCCTCGCCCTGCTCGCGGCGGTCGCCGGCGTACGGCGGATCGCTGTCGAACCCGAGGCGTCCGCCGCCATCGCGGCCTCCTGCGGCGGGCTGCCGCTCGCCCTGCGGGTCGCGGGCGCCCGGCTCGCGTCCCGGCCGCACTGGTCGGCGACGCGGCTCGCGGACCGGCTCGCGAACGAGGACACGCGCCTTCACGAGCTGCGCTTCGGGGACCTCGACGTACGGCAGTCGGTGCTGTCCTCGATGCGCGGCTTCAGCGCGCGGGAGCACGGGCTCCTCGCCGAGCTGACGGCCCTCGGCCGCGGCCTGTTCCCCGCGGTCACGGCGGGGCTGCTCTTCGGGATCCCCGAGCACGCGGCGGAGGACTTCCTGGAGCGGCTGACCGACGTGTCCCTGCTGGAGATGGCGGGCGTGGACGCGTCGGGACTGCCGCAGTACCGCTTCCACGAGGTGGTCCTGATGTTCGCCCGCTCGCTGGCGGCGGCGCACTGCTGA
- a CDS encoding response regulator transcription factor has product MRADRALRVVLAEDSVLLREGLIGLLGRFGHEVVAAVGDAQALLTAVAEHTPDIVVTDVRMPPDFKDEGLHAAVRLREARPSLPVLVLSQYVQRSYASELLDSGDGSGVGYLLKDRVGQVEEFQSALLEVAGGGTVVDPEVVRQLLRRRRDPLERLTAREREVLALVAEGRSNTAIARELVVSEAAVGKHIGNILAKLDLPQADETHRRVLAVLAFLRA; this is encoded by the coding sequence TTGCGAGCCGACAGAGCGCTCCGTGTAGTCCTGGCGGAGGACAGCGTGCTGCTTCGTGAAGGACTGATCGGCCTGCTCGGCCGCTTCGGCCACGAGGTGGTCGCGGCGGTGGGCGACGCGCAGGCGCTGCTGACGGCCGTCGCCGAGCACACCCCCGACATCGTGGTCACCGATGTGCGGATGCCGCCGGACTTCAAGGACGAAGGGCTGCACGCGGCCGTGCGGCTGCGGGAGGCCCGGCCCTCGCTCCCGGTCCTGGTGCTGAGCCAGTACGTACAGCGCAGTTACGCCTCCGAGCTCCTCGACTCCGGGGACGGCTCCGGCGTCGGCTATCTGCTCAAGGACCGGGTCGGCCAGGTCGAGGAGTTCCAGTCGGCTCTGCTGGAGGTCGCCGGGGGCGGGACGGTCGTCGACCCGGAGGTCGTCCGTCAGCTGCTGCGCCGCCGGCGTGACCCGCTGGAGCGTCTCACGGCCCGCGAGCGCGAGGTCCTGGCCCTGGTGGCGGAGGGCAGGTCGAACACGGCGATCGCCCGCGAACTCGTCGTCTCCGAGGCGGCGGTGGGCAAGCACATCGGCAACATCCTCGCGAAGCTGGACCTCCCGCAGGCCGACGAGACCCACCGCAGGGTCCTCGCGGTCCTCGCCTTCCTGCGCGCCTGA